The proteins below come from a single Paraconexibacter algicola genomic window:
- a CDS encoding YgfZ/GcvT domain-containing protein — translation MTVLVITDTDREALTTGAGLVDRSERGKLALTGADRRSFLNGQVTNEIEALEPGGGTYAAFLTHKGKMLGDVRVLETGEELLLDTERVALQALFDLVRRFSIGYDVQLHKRTLQTGLLSLVGPRAAAVADAEDLPAEEHAHRAGTLGGRPARLVRTRAGVDVLTATEDVEAVRAALLQAGAVAVAEASAEVLRVEAGVPRYGVDLDDTVIPQEAALNERAVSFTKGCYVGQETVARLFYKGKPNRHLRGLRLSGPAAPGDPLVLTGESGEREVGRLGSVADSPQHGPIALALVRREAAPGDVVRVGDGDTTAVVTELPFAPAD, via the coding sequence ATGACCGTCCTCGTCATCACGGACACCGACCGCGAGGCGCTCACCACCGGCGCCGGGCTCGTGGACCGCTCCGAGCGCGGCAAGCTCGCGCTCACCGGCGCCGACCGTCGCAGCTTCCTCAACGGCCAGGTCACGAACGAGATCGAGGCCCTGGAGCCCGGCGGCGGCACCTACGCGGCGTTCCTCACCCACAAGGGCAAGATGCTCGGCGACGTGCGGGTGCTCGAGACCGGCGAGGAGCTCCTGCTGGACACCGAGCGCGTCGCGCTGCAGGCGCTGTTCGACCTCGTTCGCCGGTTCAGCATCGGCTACGACGTGCAGCTGCACAAGCGGACCCTGCAGACCGGGCTGCTGTCGCTCGTCGGGCCGCGCGCGGCGGCCGTCGCGGACGCCGAGGACCTGCCCGCCGAGGAGCACGCGCACCGGGCCGGGACGCTCGGCGGGCGCCCCGCACGGCTCGTGCGCACCCGCGCGGGCGTCGACGTGCTGACCGCGACCGAGGACGTCGAGGCGGTCCGCGCCGCACTGCTCCAGGCGGGCGCCGTGGCGGTGGCGGAGGCCTCCGCGGAGGTGCTGCGCGTCGAGGCGGGCGTCCCGCGCTACGGCGTCGACCTCGACGACACCGTGATCCCGCAGGAGGCGGCGCTCAACGAGCGGGCCGTGAGCTTCACGAAGGGCTGCTACGTCGGCCAGGAGACCGTCGCGCGGCTCTTCTACAAGGGCAAGCCCAACCGCCACCTGCGCGGGCTGCGGCTGTCCGGTCCCGCCGCGCCCGGCGACCCGCTCGTGCTCACCGGGGAGTCCGGGGAGCGCGAGGTCGGCCGCCTGGGCAGCGTCGCGGACTCCCCGCAGCACGGGCCGATCGCGCTCGCGCTCGTGCGCCGCGAGGCGGCGCCCGGGGACGTCGTGCGCGTCGGCGACGGCGACACGACCGCGGTCGTCACCGAGCTGCCGTTCGCCCCCGCGGACTGA
- the cofD gene encoding 2-phospho-L-lactate transferase, translated as MSAGPVVVLAGGTGGAKLARGMLDVVGDDLVVVANTADDVELYGAYVSPDPDLCAFWLADRIDARGWGLDGDTFHVMDGLRELGREVWFNLGDRDLAVGLRRAERLAAGDRLTEALHELTTALGLTARVLPMSDAPVRTRVRTEGTWAPFQEFMIRRQGRGPIEDVAFDGIEAATPPPEVLDAIAAARAIVIGPSNPVISIRPILDVPGMREALAASPAAVVAVSPIVGGTVVKGPTEPFLAWAGHPLNASGIAAHYGGVLDGLVTDEAGHGTSVPMLQTDTMMGDAAARQRLARQTLDFTEGLR; from the coding sequence GTGAGCGCCGGCCCCGTCGTCGTCCTCGCCGGGGGCACCGGCGGGGCGAAGCTCGCGCGCGGGATGCTCGACGTGGTCGGTGACGACCTCGTGGTGGTCGCCAACACGGCCGACGACGTCGAGCTCTACGGCGCGTACGTCTCGCCCGACCCGGACCTGTGCGCGTTCTGGCTGGCGGACCGCATCGACGCGCGCGGCTGGGGCCTGGACGGCGACACCTTCCACGTCATGGACGGGCTGCGCGAGCTCGGCCGCGAGGTCTGGTTCAACCTCGGCGACCGCGACCTCGCCGTCGGGCTGCGCCGGGCCGAGCGGCTCGCCGCGGGCGACCGCCTGACCGAGGCGCTGCACGAGCTGACCACCGCCCTGGGGCTGACCGCGCGCGTGCTGCCGATGAGCGACGCGCCCGTGCGCACACGCGTGCGCACCGAGGGCACGTGGGCCCCGTTCCAGGAGTTCATGATCCGCCGGCAGGGACGCGGGCCGATCGAGGACGTCGCGTTCGACGGCATCGAGGCCGCGACGCCGCCCCCCGAGGTGCTCGACGCGATCGCCGCCGCCCGCGCGATCGTCATCGGGCCGAGCAACCCGGTCATCTCGATCCGGCCGATCCTCGACGTCCCGGGGATGCGCGAGGCGCTCGCCGCCTCCCCCGCCGCGGTCGTCGCGGTCAGCCCGATCGTCGGCGGCACCGTGGTGAAGGGACCGACGGAGCCGTTCCTCGCGTGGGCCGGACACCCCCTGAACGCGTCGGGGATCGCCGCGCACTACGGTGGTGTCCTCGACGGTCTCGTCACGGACGAGGCCGGACACGGAACCAGCGTGCCGATGCTCCAGACCGACACCATGATGGGCGACGCCGCCGCACGGCAGCGTCTCGCCCGACAGACCCTCGACTTCACGGAGGGTCTGCGATGA
- the npdG gene encoding NADPH-dependent F420 reductase, with translation MADPISIIGGSGALGYGLAVRLGRAGIPVTIGSRDAARAVEAAERAAAAVPDGSFTGLGNAEAAAESSIVILSVPFRNQSETLTNLKTTLQPGQLVVDATVPLAAAVSGKATRILGVWQGSAAQQAQEMVPEGVRVVSAFHTVAAAHLGDLDWQLDEDILVCGDKKDDKARVIELIGKIDGLRGVDAGKLEMSRIVESLTPLLIGINVRHKTHAGIKITGLPSA, from the coding sequence CCATCATCGGTGGTTCCGGTGCACTGGGCTACGGACTCGCTGTCCGGCTCGGTCGCGCAGGTATCCCCGTCACCATCGGATCCCGCGACGCGGCGCGCGCGGTGGAGGCCGCCGAGCGCGCGGCCGCGGCCGTCCCGGACGGCTCGTTCACCGGGCTCGGGAACGCGGAGGCGGCCGCCGAGAGCTCGATCGTGATCCTGTCGGTGCCGTTCCGCAACCAGTCCGAGACGCTCACGAACCTGAAGACGACGCTGCAGCCCGGGCAGCTCGTCGTCGACGCGACCGTGCCGCTGGCCGCGGCCGTCAGCGGCAAGGCGACGCGCATCCTCGGCGTCTGGCAGGGCTCCGCCGCCCAGCAGGCGCAGGAGATGGTCCCGGAGGGCGTGCGCGTCGTCAGCGCGTTCCACACCGTCGCGGCCGCCCACCTCGGCGACCTCGACTGGCAGCTCGACGAGGACATCCTCGTCTGCGGCGACAAGAAGGACGACAAGGCCCGCGTGATCGAGCTGATCGGGAAGATCGACGGCCTGCGCGGCGTCGACGCCGGCAAGCTCGAGATGAGCCGCATCGTCGAGTCGCTCACCCCGCTGCTGATCGGGATCAACGTGCGCCACAAGACGCACGCCGGCATCAAGATCACCGGTCTGCCGTCGGCGTGA
- the cofH gene encoding 5-amino-6-(D-ribitylamino)uracil--L-tyrosine 4-hydroxyphenyl transferase CofH produces MRRRVTFSRNVTLSLSRTCQCFCKYCAFKTHKAHLYSPDEVIAQLDAAARRNVKELLVLTGERPEVNAEVAARLAAYGHEDFTGYVVWTCERALERGLLPHTNLGVLTKEDLARLREVTASQGLMLESIRDDLVAHQGSPTKAPHRRLETIRWAGELRIPFTSGILVGIGETAQDRFAALDALAAVHAEHGHLQEVILQNFVPHDAYYGREVAEIADAAARRAWATGLWDGEGERPAKDLPAWATGVTIEEMEDLVTHARRIMPDVGVQIPPNLADWWPRLIDAGATDLGGLSANGDHISPEHPFPSPHQVRKELAPRGYALTERLCVYGSFIDAGWIAPGVMDTIRQKYWSFIPRRGSGRTDPPRPIRRDLVAGAIARGRDGAWLSEDELTALFAEDRPEAVEDLRQAADELRAELAGDDVTYVVNRNINVSNVCTVGCAFCGFGQSRRSPDAYEHSREDFAARVADAVAFGATELCIQSGIHPDWQFEDYLGWLRFAKELAPQLHLHAYSPMEIDHMATVSGLPLSEVFAQLRDAGLGSTPGTAAEVLHDGVRERISPNKLPAARWVEVIEASHAAGLRSTSTVMFGHVEEPWELAEHLRVVRALQERTGGITEFVPLSFIPYMTMLGRTHGVEELSAEENLKHTAVFRLALGRSISNLQASWVKMGLDAATESLRWGVNDLGGTLMEESISRMAGSRHGVRLDPEDLVEAAHAAGRPAAERTTLYAVRRRTPVGMTLDGFDLVTA; encoded by the coding sequence ATGCGCCGTCGCGTCACCTTCTCGCGAAACGTCACGCTCTCGCTCTCGCGAACCTGCCAGTGCTTCTGCAAGTACTGCGCCTTCAAGACCCACAAGGCGCACCTCTACTCGCCCGACGAGGTGATCGCGCAGCTCGACGCCGCCGCGCGCCGCAACGTCAAGGAGCTGCTCGTGCTCACGGGCGAGCGGCCGGAGGTCAACGCCGAGGTCGCCGCGCGGCTCGCCGCGTACGGGCACGAGGACTTCACCGGGTACGTCGTGTGGACCTGCGAGCGCGCGCTCGAGCGCGGCCTGCTCCCGCACACGAACCTCGGCGTCCTCACGAAGGAGGACCTGGCGCGGCTGCGCGAGGTCACCGCCTCGCAGGGGCTGATGCTCGAGTCGATCCGCGACGACCTCGTCGCCCACCAGGGCTCGCCGACGAAGGCCCCGCACCGCCGCCTCGAGACGATCCGCTGGGCGGGCGAGCTGCGGATCCCGTTCACCAGCGGCATCCTCGTCGGCATCGGCGAGACCGCGCAGGACCGGTTCGCGGCGCTCGACGCGCTGGCCGCGGTCCACGCCGAGCACGGGCACCTGCAGGAGGTCATCCTGCAGAACTTCGTCCCGCACGACGCCTACTACGGCCGCGAGGTCGCGGAGATCGCCGACGCGGCCGCCCGGCGCGCCTGGGCGACGGGCCTGTGGGACGGCGAGGGCGAGCGGCCCGCGAAGGACCTGCCCGCCTGGGCGACCGGCGTGACGATCGAGGAGATGGAGGACCTCGTCACCCACGCGCGGCGGATCATGCCCGACGTCGGCGTGCAGATCCCGCCGAACCTCGCCGACTGGTGGCCACGGCTGATCGACGCCGGCGCCACCGACCTCGGGGGCCTGTCGGCCAACGGCGACCACATCAGCCCCGAGCATCCCTTCCCGTCCCCGCACCAGGTCCGCAAGGAGCTCGCCCCGCGCGGCTACGCGCTCACCGAGCGGCTGTGCGTGTACGGCTCGTTCATCGACGCCGGGTGGATCGCCCCGGGCGTGATGGACACGATCCGCCAGAAGTACTGGTCGTTCATCCCGCGGCGCGGGTCCGGGCGGACCGACCCGCCGCGCCCGATCCGCCGCGACCTCGTCGCCGGGGCGATCGCCCGCGGCCGCGACGGTGCGTGGCTGAGCGAGGACGAGCTGACCGCGCTCTTCGCGGAGGACCGGCCCGAGGCGGTCGAGGACCTGCGCCAGGCCGCCGACGAGCTGCGCGCCGAGCTCGCGGGGGACGACGTCACCTACGTCGTGAACCGCAACATCAACGTCTCGAACGTCTGCACGGTCGGCTGCGCGTTCTGCGGCTTCGGGCAGTCCCGCCGCTCCCCGGACGCCTACGAGCACTCGCGGGAGGACTTCGCGGCGCGCGTCGCCGACGCGGTCGCGTTCGGTGCCACCGAGCTGTGCATCCAGTCGGGCATCCACCCGGACTGGCAGTTCGAGGACTACCTCGGCTGGCTGCGCTTCGCGAAGGAGCTCGCGCCGCAGCTGCACCTGCACGCGTACTCGCCGATGGAGATCGACCACATGGCGACGGTCAGCGGCCTGCCGCTGTCCGAGGTCTTCGCGCAGCTGCGCGACGCCGGCCTGGGCTCGACGCCCGGGACCGCCGCGGAGGTGCTCCACGACGGCGTGCGCGAGCGGATCAGCCCGAACAAGCTGCCCGCCGCCCGCTGGGTCGAGGTGATCGAGGCCTCGCACGCCGCGGGCCTGCGCTCGACCTCGACCGTGATGTTCGGGCACGTCGAGGAGCCCTGGGAGCTCGCCGAGCACCTGCGCGTCGTCCGCGCGCTGCAGGAGCGCACCGGCGGCATCACCGAGTTCGTGCCGCTGAGCTTCATCCCGTACATGACGATGCTCGGCCGCACCCACGGCGTCGAGGAGCTCTCCGCCGAGGAGAACCTCAAGCACACCGCGGTCTTCCGCCTCGCGCTCGGCCGGTCGATCAGCAACCTGCAGGCCTCGTGGGTCAAGATGGGCCTGGACGCGGCGACCGAATCGCTGCGCTGGGGCGTCAACGACCTGGGAGGAACCCTCATGGAGGAGTCGATCAGCCGCATGGCGGGGAGCCGTCACGGCGTCCGTCTGGACCCGGAGGACCTCGTCGAGGCCGCGCACGCGGCCGGGCGCCCCGCCGCGGAGCGCACGACGCTCTACGCGGTGCGGCGGCGCACGCCCGTCGGCATGACGCTCGACGGCTTCGACCTGGTGACCGCATGA
- the greA gene encoding transcription elongation factor GreA: MSTPGGEAITAEGLEALKAELHELETTARADIAKRISFARDMGDLKENAEYHIAKEDQGHLETKILRLQERLRNAVVVEASGTDVVGFGSTVTVRDETSGKEATYTIVGPTEADASAGKLSAESPVAIALVGAKAGDTVEVQTPRGGRPMAVLRIG, from the coding sequence ATGAGCACCCCGGGCGGCGAGGCGATCACCGCGGAGGGCCTGGAGGCGCTCAAGGCGGAGCTGCACGAGCTGGAGACGACCGCGCGGGCCGACATCGCCAAGCGGATCTCCTTCGCCCGCGACATGGGCGACCTGAAGGAGAACGCCGAGTACCACATCGCCAAGGAGGACCAGGGGCACCTCGAGACGAAGATCCTGCGCCTGCAGGAGCGGCTGCGCAACGCGGTCGTCGTCGAGGCCTCCGGCACCGACGTCGTGGGCTTCGGCTCGACGGTCACCGTGCGTGACGAGACCTCCGGCAAGGAGGCGACCTACACGATCGTCGGCCCGACCGAGGCGGACGCGTCCGCCGGGAAGCTGTCCGCGGAGTCGCCGGTCGCGATCGCGCTCGTGGGCGCGAAGGCGGGGGACACCGTCGAGGTGCAGACCCCGCGCGGCGGCCGCCCGATGGCGGTCCTGCGCATCGGCTGA
- a CDS encoding exonuclease domain-containing protein, whose amino-acid sequence MHQSLLTQEFLVVDTETNGKAGDACELTEVGAVLVGGGELHDRWETLCAVHAPLSRGVQRLTGITQAMVDAAPAAETTLPELAELLEDRVLVAHSASFDVRVLRQAFDRAGLDWPDPPTLCTVAMARRLHPLARQRKLALLAGSLGIDVEVSHRALADAETCARVFCALFPKLCANAITVADAVALLRPARPRRARAGRTDGGATLQGVRRRAPAMGHLPDAPGVYVFRNEAGQPLYVGKSVSLRRRAAAHFAPSSTDGDWSARVESVDHVETRSELGALLEEQRLIGELLPPGNVRDKHRDRFVYLRCRFDIAFPVLEVAPEPAPGHAVNVGPLASRAGALELVEQLNSLFGLRHCGRSLPRRPHPSAYGQMGRCASPCLGDLDPNAYRRKLDEALALFTRRDTVGGVPASTHPLLRHVDEQMRRAAAAERYERAAWLRRRRARLEELLAALGEDVAAAHARPRLVLASHRGVRGWDAFWLVGGRVADHGPLDDVQDGVARTVRALRDTGPGTVPHLAPADVGRQRIAETWLRGRVVPTLELDPEPARRRIAAFLRAHGVPEPPADGVGAPDARRGAPAPPLSPRGRTAAR is encoded by the coding sequence GTGCACCAGTCGCTGCTCACCCAGGAGTTCCTCGTCGTCGACACCGAGACCAACGGCAAGGCCGGTGACGCCTGCGAGCTCACCGAGGTCGGCGCCGTCCTCGTCGGGGGCGGTGAGCTGCACGACCGCTGGGAGACGTTGTGCGCCGTCCACGCGCCGCTGAGCCGCGGCGTGCAGCGCCTCACCGGCATCACGCAGGCGATGGTCGACGCCGCGCCCGCCGCCGAGACGACGCTGCCCGAGCTCGCCGAGCTGCTCGAGGATCGCGTCCTCGTCGCGCACTCCGCGTCGTTCGACGTCCGGGTGCTGCGACAGGCGTTCGACCGCGCGGGACTGGACTGGCCCGACCCGCCGACGCTCTGCACCGTCGCGATGGCGCGACGGCTGCACCCGCTGGCCCGCCAGCGCAAGCTCGCGCTGCTCGCGGGCTCGCTCGGGATCGACGTCGAGGTCTCGCACCGCGCGCTCGCGGACGCCGAGACCTGCGCGCGCGTGTTCTGCGCGCTGTTCCCCAAACTCTGCGCCAACGCGATCACCGTCGCGGACGCGGTCGCGCTCCTGCGCCCGGCCCGGCCCCGCCGGGCGCGCGCCGGCCGCACCGACGGCGGCGCGACGCTCCAGGGCGTGCGCCGGCGCGCCCCCGCGATGGGGCACCTGCCCGACGCCCCGGGCGTCTACGTGTTCCGCAACGAGGCGGGCCAGCCGCTGTACGTCGGCAAGTCCGTGTCGTTGCGCCGACGGGCCGCCGCGCACTTCGCCCCGTCCTCGACCGACGGGGACTGGTCGGCGCGGGTCGAGTCCGTCGACCACGTCGAGACGCGCTCGGAGCTCGGCGCCCTGCTGGAGGAGCAGCGCCTGATCGGGGAGCTGCTGCCGCCCGGCAACGTCCGCGACAAGCACCGTGACCGCTTCGTGTACCTGCGCTGCCGCTTCGACATCGCGTTCCCCGTGCTCGAGGTGGCGCCGGAGCCCGCGCCCGGCCACGCCGTGAACGTCGGGCCGCTCGCCTCGCGCGCAGGAGCGCTCGAGCTCGTCGAGCAGCTGAACTCGCTGTTCGGGCTGCGGCACTGCGGCCGCTCGCTGCCCCGCCGGCCGCACCCGTCCGCGTACGGGCAGATGGGCCGCTGCGCGTCCCCGTGCCTGGGCGACCTCGACCCCAACGCCTACCGCCGCAAGCTCGACGAGGCGCTGGCGCTGTTCACCCGGCGCGACACGGTCGGCGGCGTGCCCGCGTCCACCCACCCGCTGCTGCGCCACGTCGACGAGCAGATGCGCCGGGCCGCGGCCGCCGAGCGCTACGAGCGCGCGGCGTGGCTGCGGCGTCGCCGCGCCCGCCTGGAGGAGCTGCTCGCCGCCCTGGGGGAGGACGTCGCCGCAGCGCACGCCCGGCCACGGCTCGTGCTCGCCTCCCACCGCGGCGTGCGGGGCTGGGACGCGTTCTGGCTCGTCGGCGGACGCGTCGCCGACCACGGGCCGCTCGACGACGTGCAGGACGGGGTCGCCCGCACGGTCCGGGCGCTGCGCGACACCGGTCCGGGGACCGTGCCGCACCTCGCGCCCGCCGACGTCGGCCGCCAGCGGATCGCCGAGACGTGGCTGCGCGGCCGGGTGGTCCCGACGCTCGAGCTCGACCCGGAGCCGGCCCGGCGGCGGATCGCCGCGTTCCTGCGCGCCCACGGCGTGCCCGAGCCGCCCGCCGACGGCGTCGGGGCGCCCGACGCGCGGCGCGGCGCGCCCGCGCCGCCGCTCAGTCCGCGGGGGCGAACGGCAGCTCGGTGA
- the cofE gene encoding coenzyme F420-0:L-glutamate ligase, translated as MNGLLATPVAGLPPRLRAGDDLAALVADAVADWRDGDVVVIAHKAVSKCEGRIVRLADVTPSARARQLAAEHDKDPRQVQVVLDESAELVRADHGVLITRTRHGFVCANAGVDASNSGEDDTLVLLPLDPDGSARGLRAALRAHTGVERLAVVVTDSFGRAWRHGQCDVAIGVAGLQPLDDRRGGRDADGRELRATWIAVADQAAAAADLVRDKISGTPTVVLRGLGHHVTADDGPGAAALLRPLAEDLFR; from the coding sequence GTGAACGGGCTGCTCGCGACCCCGGTCGCGGGCCTGCCGCCCCGCCTGCGCGCCGGGGACGACCTCGCCGCGCTCGTCGCCGACGCGGTCGCGGACTGGCGCGACGGGGACGTCGTCGTCATCGCGCACAAGGCGGTCTCCAAGTGCGAGGGGCGCATCGTGCGCCTCGCCGACGTGACGCCCTCGGCGCGGGCGCGGCAGCTCGCCGCCGAGCACGACAAGGACCCGCGGCAGGTGCAGGTGGTCCTCGACGAGTCCGCCGAGCTCGTCCGCGCCGACCACGGCGTGCTGATCACCCGCACCCGGCACGGGTTCGTCTGCGCGAACGCGGGCGTGGACGCCTCCAACAGCGGCGAGGACGACACCCTCGTCCTGCTGCCGCTGGACCCGGACGGCTCGGCCCGCGGCCTGCGCGCCGCGCTGCGCGCGCACACCGGGGTCGAGCGGCTGGCCGTCGTGGTGACGGACTCGTTCGGGCGCGCGTGGCGTCACGGGCAGTGCGACGTGGCGATCGGGGTCGCCGGGCTGCAGCCGCTGGACGATCGGCGCGGCGGACGCGACGCGGACGGCCGCGAGCTGCGCGCCACCTGGATCGCGGTGGCCGACCAGGCGGCGGCCGCCGCCGACCTCGTCCGCGACAAGATCTCCGGCACGCCCACGGTCGTCCTGCGCGGGCTCGGGCACCACGTGACCGCCGACGACGGCCCCGGCGCGGCGGCACTGCTGCGGCCGCTCGCGGAGGACCTCTTCCGCTGA
- the cofC gene encoding 2-phospho-L-lactate guanylyltransferase, with amino-acid sequence MSTIAVVPVKRFGDAKQRLADHIGEPTRKALSEAMVTDVLIALRRAQRVDRVIVVTNEPAAEALANGYDAEPVLDSDGETSHSSAALVGVRSARERGARRVLLVPGDCPALDPKEVDALIEGAGEAPEVLVIPDRHGTGTNALLLSPPDVMEPSFGPGSAARHVELARAAGASAALREVPSLALDVDTFEDLQALRDALAGVIGGAAHTRGMLNRLARR; translated from the coding sequence ATGAGCACGATCGCCGTCGTCCCCGTCAAGCGCTTCGGCGACGCCAAGCAGCGCCTGGCCGACCACATCGGCGAGCCGACCCGCAAGGCGCTCAGCGAGGCGATGGTCACCGACGTGCTCATCGCGCTGCGTCGCGCGCAGCGCGTCGACCGCGTGATCGTCGTGACGAACGAGCCCGCCGCCGAGGCGCTGGCCAACGGCTACGACGCCGAGCCGGTCCTCGACTCCGACGGGGAGACGTCGCACAGCTCGGCGGCGCTCGTCGGCGTGCGCTCCGCCCGCGAGCGCGGGGCGCGCCGGGTGCTGCTGGTGCCCGGGGACTGCCCGGCGCTCGACCCCAAGGAGGTCGACGCGCTGATCGAGGGAGCCGGCGAGGCGCCCGAGGTCCTCGTCATCCCCGACCGCCACGGGACCGGCACCAACGCCCTGCTGCTGAGCCCGCCGGACGTCATGGAGCCGTCCTTCGGTCCCGGGTCGGCCGCCCGGCACGTCGAGCTCGCCCGCGCCGCCGGTGCCTCCGCCGCGCTGCGCGAGGTCCCGTCCCTGGCGCTGGACGTCGACACCTTCGAGGACCTGCAGGCGTTGCGCGACGCGCTCGCCGGGGTGATCGGCGGCGCCGCGCACACGCGCGGGATGCTGAACCGGCTCGCACGCCGGTGA
- a CDS encoding ABC transporter substrate-binding protein, translating to MLRRLLPLLALLAALGLAACSGGDGRPEEDATLLLDFTPNAVHAGIFLARSRAFDEAEGVRLEIQPPSDSTDAVKLLTANRTDFAILDIHDLAIAREKGADLVAVMPVVQQPLASVITGPDVRRPRDLEGRTVGVTGLPSDVAVLRSIVRGDGGDPERVKTTTIGFTAVQALLGGKVDGVTAFWNAEGVALKREKPDTRVFKLDRYGAPSYPELVLAVSRSTYQERRPLVRAVVTALKRGYDEAIADPESGTTALVEAQEGLRQDLVLEELEAVSPALVGSSVGFGVFGRRDVEEWARWEAEVGITEEPVNVALAFGRP from the coding sequence GTGCTCCGTCGCCTGCTGCCGCTCCTCGCCCTCCTCGCCGCGCTCGGCCTGGCCGCCTGCAGCGGCGGCGACGGCCGCCCCGAGGAGGACGCGACGCTGCTGCTGGACTTCACGCCCAACGCGGTGCACGCGGGGATCTTCCTGGCCCGGTCGCGGGCGTTCGACGAGGCCGAGGGCGTGCGCCTGGAGATCCAGCCGCCGTCGGACTCGACCGACGCGGTGAAGCTCCTGACCGCCAACCGCACCGACTTCGCGATCCTCGACATCCACGACCTCGCGATCGCCCGCGAGAAGGGCGCCGATCTCGTCGCCGTGATGCCGGTCGTCCAGCAGCCGCTGGCGAGCGTCATCACCGGGCCGGACGTCCGCCGCCCGCGCGACCTGGAGGGCCGGACCGTCGGGGTCACCGGCCTGCCGAGCGACGTGGCCGTGCTGCGGTCGATCGTCCGCGGCGACGGCGGCGACCCCGAGCGGGTGAAGACGACCACGATCGGCTTCACCGCCGTGCAGGCGCTGCTCGGCGGCAAGGTCGACGGCGTGACCGCGTTCTGGAACGCGGAAGGCGTGGCGCTCAAGCGCGAGAAGCCCGACACGCGCGTCTTCAAGCTCGACCGCTACGGCGCCCCCTCCTACCCTGAGCTCGTGCTCGCGGTCAGCCGCTCGACCTACCAGGAGCGCCGGCCGCTCGTGCGCGCGGTGGTCACCGCGCTCAAGCGCGGCTACGACGAGGCGATCGCCGACCCGGAGTCCGGGACGACCGCGCTCGTCGAGGCCCAGGAGGGGCTGCGCCAGGACCTCGTGCTCGAGGAGCTCGAGGCCGTCTCCCCCGCGCTCGTCGGCAGCTCGGTCGGCTTCGGCGTGTTCGGCCGGCGCGACGTCGAGGAGTGGGCCCGCTGGGAGGCCGAGGTCGGCATCACCGAGGAGCCGGTGAACGTGGCGCTGGCGTTCGGCCGGCCCTGA